The following proteins are co-located in the Natator depressus isolate rNatDep1 chromosome 4, rNatDep2.hap1, whole genome shotgun sequence genome:
- the LRP2BP gene encoding LRP2-binding protein isoform X3, translating into MKLNSEALPRRRSSETVLQTISRTFRESELNKQLGAEIAGNYSHTALFARAEELLAKRIIDGDPLAYFLQGQLYFEEGWYEEALTQFEKIKEMDFQALYQLGVMYYDGLGTKEDPEKGVEYMEIIINSNSPKARHLKYAAAYNLGRSYFEGCGVKHSDKEAERLWLIAADHGNPKASVKAQSTLGMFYSTSNSKDLKKACLLDPDVASDLELAANHGRI; encoded by the exons ATGAAGCTGAACAGCGAGGCGCTGCCCCGGAGGCGCAGCTCCGAGACTGTCCTGCAGACCATCTCCAGGACCTTCCGCGAGTCCGAGCTGAACAAGCAGCTAGGGGCGGAGATAG CAGGGAACTATAGCCATACCGCTTTGTTTGCAAGGGCAGAGGAGCTGTTGGCGAAGAGGATCATAGATGGAGATCCTCTGGCATATTTTCTACAAGGGCAGCTGTACTTTGAAGAG GGATGGTATGAAGAAGCACTTACACAATTTGAAAAAATTAAGGAGATGGATTTTCAAGCTCTGTATCAGCTGGGTGTAATGTATTATGATGGATTGGGGACCAAAGAAGACCCA GAAAAAGGAGTGGAGTACATGGAAATAATTATCAACTCTAACTCCCCTAAAGCAAGACATTTAAAATATGCTGCTGCATACAATCTTGGCAGATCTTATTTTGAAGGATGTGGTGTTAAGCATTCAGATAAAGAGGCTGAAAG GCTGTGGCTTATTGCTGCAGACCATGGGAATCCAAAGGCAAGTGTGAAGGCTCAAAGTACCCTGGGAATGTTTTATTCTACATCAAATTCAAAAGATCTGAAAAAG GCATGCCTCCTGGATCCTGATGTAGCTTCCGACCTTGAATTGGCAGCTAATCATGGGAGAATTTAG
- the LRP2BP gene encoding LRP2-binding protein isoform X4, with protein MKLNSEALPRRRSSETVLQTISRTFRESELNKQLGAEIAGNYSHTALFARAEELLAKRIIDGDPLAYFLQGQLYFEEGWYEEALTQFEKIKEMDFQALYQLGVMYYDGLGTKEDPEKGVEYMEIIINSNSPKARHLKYAAAYNLGRSYFEGCGVKHSDKEAERLWLIAADHGNPKASVKAQSTLGMFYSTSNSKDLKKAFFWHSEACGNGSLESQGVLGVMYLYGQGIHQNTMAALECLKEAAERGNVYAQGHLVEYYYKRKFYTKAAAFARRHASWILM; from the exons ATGAAGCTGAACAGCGAGGCGCTGCCCCGGAGGCGCAGCTCCGAGACTGTCCTGCAGACCATCTCCAGGACCTTCCGCGAGTCCGAGCTGAACAAGCAGCTAGGGGCGGAGATAG CAGGGAACTATAGCCATACCGCTTTGTTTGCAAGGGCAGAGGAGCTGTTGGCGAAGAGGATCATAGATGGAGATCCTCTGGCATATTTTCTACAAGGGCAGCTGTACTTTGAAGAG GGATGGTATGAAGAAGCACTTACACAATTTGAAAAAATTAAGGAGATGGATTTTCAAGCTCTGTATCAGCTGGGTGTAATGTATTATGATGGATTGGGGACCAAAGAAGACCCA GAAAAAGGAGTGGAGTACATGGAAATAATTATCAACTCTAACTCCCCTAAAGCAAGACATTTAAAATATGCTGCTGCATACAATCTTGGCAGATCTTATTTTGAAGGATGTGGTGTTAAGCATTCAGATAAAGAGGCTGAAAG GCTGTGGCTTATTGCTGCAGACCATGGGAATCCAAAGGCAAGTGTGAAGGCTCAAAGTACCCTGGGAATGTTTTATTCTACATCAAATTCAAAAGATCTGAAAAAG GCATTTTTCTGGCATTCTGAAGCTTGTGGCAATGGAAGTCTGGAGTCACAGGGTGTACTTGGTGTTATGTATCTCTATGGACAAGGCATACATCAAAATACAATGGCTGCTTTGGAGTGCCTGAAGGAAGCAGCAGAACGTGGAAATGTCTATGCTCAAGGCCATCTTGTTGAGTATTACTACAAAAGAAAATTTTACACAAAAGCTGCTGCATTTGCCAGAAG GCATGCCTCCTGGATCCTGATGTAG
- the LRP2BP gene encoding LRP2-binding protein isoform X1 — MKLNSEALPRRRSSETVLQTISRTFRESELNKQLGAEIGNYSHTALFARAEELLAKRIIDGDPLAYFLQGQLYFEEGWYEEALTQFEKIKEMDFQALYQLGVMYYDGLGTKEDPEKGVEYMEIIINSNSPKARHLKYAAAYNLGRSYFEGCGVKHSDKEAERLWLIAADHGNPKASVKAQSTLGMFYSTSNSKDLKKAFFWHSEACGNGSLESQGVLGVMYLYGQGIHQNTMAALECLKEAAERGNVYAQGHLVEYYYKRKFYTKAAAFARRHASWILM; from the exons ATGAAGCTGAACAGCGAGGCGCTGCCCCGGAGGCGCAGCTCCGAGACTGTCCTGCAGACCATCTCCAGGACCTTCCGCGAGTCCGAGCTGAACAAGCAGCTAGGGGCGGAGATAG GGAACTATAGCCATACCGCTTTGTTTGCAAGGGCAGAGGAGCTGTTGGCGAAGAGGATCATAGATGGAGATCCTCTGGCATATTTTCTACAAGGGCAGCTGTACTTTGAAGAG GGATGGTATGAAGAAGCACTTACACAATTTGAAAAAATTAAGGAGATGGATTTTCAAGCTCTGTATCAGCTGGGTGTAATGTATTATGATGGATTGGGGACCAAAGAAGACCCA GAAAAAGGAGTGGAGTACATGGAAATAATTATCAACTCTAACTCCCCTAAAGCAAGACATTTAAAATATGCTGCTGCATACAATCTTGGCAGATCTTATTTTGAAGGATGTGGTGTTAAGCATTCAGATAAAGAGGCTGAAAG GCTGTGGCTTATTGCTGCAGACCATGGGAATCCAAAGGCAAGTGTGAAGGCTCAAAGTACCCTGGGAATGTTTTATTCTACATCAAATTCAAAAGATCTGAAAAAG GCATTTTTCTGGCATTCTGAAGCTTGTGGCAATGGAAGTCTGGAGTCACAGGGTGTACTTGGTGTTATGTATCTCTATGGACAAGGCATACATCAAAATACAATGGCTGCTTTGGAGTGCCTGAAGGAAGCAGCAGAACGTGGAAATGTCTATGCTCAAGGCCATCTTGTTGAGTATTACTACAAAAGAAAATTTTACACAAAAGCTGCTGCATTTGCCAGAAG GCATGCCTCCTGGATCCTGATGTAG
- the LRP2BP gene encoding LRP2-binding protein isoform X2 encodes MKLNSEALPRRRSSETVLQTISRTFRESELNKQLGAEIAGNYSHTALFARAEELLAKRIIDGDPLAYFLQGQLYFEEGWYEEALTQFEKIKEMDFQALYQLGVMYYDGLGTKEDPEKGVEYMEIIINSNSPKARHLKYAAAYNLGRSYFEGCGVKHSDKEAERLWLIAADHGNPKASVKAQSTLGMFYSTSNSKDLKKAFFWHSEACGNGSLESQGVLGVMYLYGQGIHQNTMAALECLKEAAERGNVYAQGHLVEYYYKRKFYTKAAAFARR; translated from the exons ATGAAGCTGAACAGCGAGGCGCTGCCCCGGAGGCGCAGCTCCGAGACTGTCCTGCAGACCATCTCCAGGACCTTCCGCGAGTCCGAGCTGAACAAGCAGCTAGGGGCGGAGATAG CAGGGAACTATAGCCATACCGCTTTGTTTGCAAGGGCAGAGGAGCTGTTGGCGAAGAGGATCATAGATGGAGATCCTCTGGCATATTTTCTACAAGGGCAGCTGTACTTTGAAGAG GGATGGTATGAAGAAGCACTTACACAATTTGAAAAAATTAAGGAGATGGATTTTCAAGCTCTGTATCAGCTGGGTGTAATGTATTATGATGGATTGGGGACCAAAGAAGACCCA GAAAAAGGAGTGGAGTACATGGAAATAATTATCAACTCTAACTCCCCTAAAGCAAGACATTTAAAATATGCTGCTGCATACAATCTTGGCAGATCTTATTTTGAAGGATGTGGTGTTAAGCATTCAGATAAAGAGGCTGAAAG GCTGTGGCTTATTGCTGCAGACCATGGGAATCCAAAGGCAAGTGTGAAGGCTCAAAGTACCCTGGGAATGTTTTATTCTACATCAAATTCAAAAGATCTGAAAAAG GCATTTTTCTGGCATTCTGAAGCTTGTGGCAATGGAAGTCTGGAGTCACAGGGTGTACTTGGTGTTATGTATCTCTATGGACAAGGCATACATCAAAATACAATGGCTGCTTTGGAGTGCCTGAAGGAAGCAGCAGAACGTGGAAATGTCTATGCTCAAGGCCATCTTGTTGAGTATTACTACAAAAGAAAATTTTACACAAAAGCTGCTGCATTTGCCAGAAGGTGA